A single genomic interval of Zunongwangia sp. HGR-M22 harbors:
- the eutC gene encoding ethanolamine ammonia-lyase subunit EutC — protein MDKSKLYKNKIQKDPYTNLRELSRARIALGNTGGSQSLQDVLQFQMDHAKARDAIYSEFDIQKLEMDVEKFNLPIFKFKTQAKDREEYLKRPDLGKLLADTDVQNNKEYDIILNLVDGLSPEATKHSIPIIAQLLPDLKATYSFAICIIENGRVAIGDEIAEKLNGKFTATFIGERPGLSSPESLGIYTTYNPKSGTTDEKRNCISNIHNDGMKTRAAVDLLKFLIKESFAKKISGVSLKSDIREQKDIC, from the coding sequence AAAGATCCATATACTAATTTGAGAGAACTTTCACGCGCGAGAATTGCCTTAGGAAACACAGGGGGAAGCCAATCTTTGCAAGATGTACTACAATTTCAAATGGATCACGCTAAAGCAAGAGATGCTATTTATTCTGAATTTGATATTCAAAAACTCGAAATGGATGTCGAAAAATTCAACCTACCTATTTTCAAATTTAAGACTCAGGCAAAAGATCGTGAAGAATATTTGAAACGCCCCGATCTTGGAAAATTATTGGCCGATACTGATGTACAAAACAACAAAGAATATGACATTATTTTGAATCTTGTTGATGGCTTATCTCCCGAGGCTACTAAACATAGTATTCCTATTATAGCGCAATTATTACCCGATTTAAAAGCAACCTATTCTTTTGCAATATGTATTATTGAAAATGGTCGGGTAGCCATTGGAGATGAAATTGCAGAAAAATTGAATGGAAAATTTACCGCTACATTTATTGGTGAGCGACCAGGGTTATCAAGCCCGGAAAGCTTAGGAATTTACACTACTTACAATCCAAAAAGCGGCACTACCGACGAGAAAAGAAATTGTATTTCTAATATCCATAACGATGGCATGAAAACCAGGGCGGCAGTAGACTTACTCAAATTTTTAATTAAGGAATCTTTTGCTAAAAAAATAAGCGGTGTTTCGTTGAAATCTGATATTAGAGAACAAAAAGATATCTGTTAG